A genomic stretch from Gemmatimonadaceae bacterium includes:
- the mutM gene encoding bifunctional DNA-formamidopyrimidine glycosylase/DNA-(apurinic or apyrimidinic site) lyase, whose protein sequence is MPELPETETIARDLDAEIRGAMVTRVTVLRGDVLREGTAKELGDRLPGMRVVRVWRRAKLVVIDLESATGTWHLVVQPRFTGGLLIARDATPDVLGAYVCLSVSLADGRQLHYRDMRRLGTVTLMSADRFHEYAGDLGVEPLDPALGDAEFSVLLRASRQPVKVMLMDQRRLAGVGNIYANEALWKAGIDPSREARSVSPTEAAALRRALCDVLEASIAARGTSFRDYRDARGERGGFVEQLAAYGRAGAPCRRCGRRLVGTHAIDGRSTVFCPTCQH, encoded by the coding sequence ATGCCGGAGCTTCCTGAAACCGAAACGATTGCCCGCGATCTCGATGCGGAGATTCGCGGTGCGATGGTCACGCGTGTCACGGTGTTGCGCGGCGACGTGCTCCGCGAAGGCACCGCAAAGGAGCTGGGTGACCGCCTGCCGGGGATGAGGGTGGTGCGCGTGTGGCGACGCGCCAAGCTGGTCGTGATCGATCTCGAATCGGCAACCGGGACATGGCATCTGGTCGTTCAGCCGCGATTCACTGGCGGTCTGCTGATTGCCCGCGACGCGACGCCGGACGTGCTCGGTGCCTATGTCTGCCTCAGCGTATCGCTGGCAGACGGCCGTCAGCTGCACTATCGCGACATGCGCCGGTTGGGGACCGTCACCCTTATGTCAGCGGACCGCTTCCACGAATACGCAGGCGACCTTGGCGTCGAGCCTCTTGACCCAGCGCTCGGCGACGCCGAGTTTTCGGTTCTTCTTCGGGCTTCCCGGCAACCCGTGAAAGTGATGCTGATGGATCAGCGTCGACTGGCCGGGGTGGGCAACATCTACGCCAACGAGGCACTGTGGAAAGCGGGTATCGACCCTTCACGCGAGGCACGGTCAGTGAGCCCGACCGAGGCGGCGGCGCTTCGACGGGCCCTGTGCGACGTGTTGGAGGCGTCGATTGCGGCGCGCGGCACGAGTTTCCGCGACTACCGGGATGCCCGCGGTGAGCGTGGAGGTTTCGTCGAGCAGCTGGCCGCCTACGGCCGCGCCGGCGCGCCCTGCCGGCGATGCGGGCGCCGTCTCGTGGGGACGCATGCGATCGATGGCCGAAGTACCGTCTTCTGTCCCACGTGCCAGCACTAA
- a CDS encoding metallophosphoesterase family protein, which produces MLTIGLISDTHGLVRPEVFDALAGVDLILHAGDVGPPEVLIELATIAPVRAVWGNTDAPGRPDLVERIDEMFEQVRVVVTHGHELASPNPPRLVGAYMHADVIVYGHTHQQLIVRAARRTVINPGAAGARRFKLQPSVAKLYINARQVDAELIQLLPDDVIIPDA; this is translated from the coding sequence GTGCTCACTATTGGATTGATCTCCGACACCCACGGCCTCGTGCGCCCCGAAGTCTTCGACGCGCTCGCGGGCGTCGATCTCATCCTCCATGCCGGCGATGTCGGCCCGCCCGAGGTACTCATCGAGCTCGCCACCATCGCGCCGGTGCGCGCGGTCTGGGGCAATACCGATGCGCCGGGCCGTCCAGACTTGGTCGAGCGTATCGACGAGATGTTCGAACAGGTGCGCGTGGTCGTCACGCATGGTCATGAACTGGCCAGTCCCAATCCGCCGCGTCTGGTGGGCGCCTATATGCACGCGGACGTGATTGTCTATGGTCACACGCACCAGCAGTTGATTGTGCGCGCGGCCCGACGCACCGTCATCAATCCCGGTGCGGCCGGAGCTCGCCGATTCAAGCTGCAGCCGAGCGTGGCGAAGTTGTATATCAATGCGCGGCAGGTGGATGCGGAATTGATCCAGCTGCTTCCGGACGACGTGATCATTCCGGACGCGTAA
- a CDS encoding sigma-70 family RNA polymerase sigma factor: protein MPDRTPGPDAREPVAVKASAADGETRARSALSLEQLLEDVYPQLRALAGHLMRNEREEHTLQPTALVHEAVLRLLEQESVSYNNSRHLIAIAASAMRRALVDHARRRRSTKRDGGVRVQLSDDLPAAADRDLDLIAVDTALERLAAMDPRQARIVELRYYAGLDIDETAAALDISPATVKRDWVLAKAWLQREIGP, encoded by the coding sequence ATGCCGGACCGCACACCTGGCCCTGACGCACGTGAACCGGTGGCCGTGAAGGCGTCTGCGGCCGACGGCGAGACGCGCGCGAGGTCCGCGCTGTCGCTGGAACAGCTGCTGGAAGACGTCTATCCGCAGTTGCGCGCGCTGGCCGGGCACCTGATGCGGAACGAGCGTGAAGAGCACACGCTGCAGCCGACGGCGTTGGTCCACGAGGCCGTCCTGCGCCTCCTCGAGCAGGAATCGGTCTCGTACAACAACTCGCGTCACCTGATCGCCATCGCCGCATCCGCCATGCGTCGCGCACTGGTGGATCATGCACGTCGACGGCGGTCCACCAAACGCGATGGTGGCGTTCGGGTCCAACTCAGCGACGATTTGCCGGCTGCAGCCGACCGCGACCTCGATCTCATTGCGGTGGATACGGCGCTTGAACGATTGGCCGCCATGGATCCGCGTCAGGCCCGCATCGTGGAGCTCCGCTATTACGCCGGGCTCGACATCGACGAGACGGCCGCCGCACTCGACATCTCTCCCGCGACGGTCAAACGTGACTGGGTGCTCGCCAAGGCCTGGCTGCAACGGGAGATCGGGCCGTGA
- a CDS encoding antitoxin gives MRTTIDLDDVLLTRLRDEAHREGVSFRALLHRVILRGLEPAAPVKQFEYKAPSFSMGQVREGINLVKALQLAGDLEDEEIIRKMTQGR, from the coding sequence ATGCGCACTACAATCGATCTCGACGACGTCCTGCTCACTCGACTCCGCGATGAGGCCCATCGCGAGGGGGTCTCGTTCCGCGCGCTGCTACACCGCGTGATCCTGCGCGGCCTGGAGCCGGCGGCGCCCGTCAAACAGTTCGAGTACAAGGCACCCAGTTTCAGTATGGGTCAGGTTCGAGAGGGCATCAATCTCGTGAAGGCCCTGCAACTGGCCGGGGATTTGGAAGACGAAGAGATCATTCGGAAAATGACGCAGGGTCGCTGA
- a CDS encoding UbiA family prenyltransferase, with protein MTNAAPQVNAPITPPKGARDGQLIDGSSLAIRLANFVKLPHTVFAMPFALVGLLFASTVVPITGRVIGWVLVAFTAARFAAMGFNRIVDRDVDAVNPRTANRELPRGALTVGQAKTSVVVASLLFVYASYQLNTLCAWLSPVALLWVLTYSYTKRFTRWSHLWLGLGLSIAPVGGYLAVTGTWSDPWWQLCAFAMVVVTWSAGFDMLYSLQDAEFDRVNGLHSIPSAIGVPAAIRLARVLHVVSVLSLTAVIYSQPLGLASPAAQSMLWAGVLWMAGMLVWEHRLVKADDLSRIDAAFFTMNGVISIGFFAVVLVARLTGVTW; from the coding sequence ATGACGAATGCCGCGCCGCAGGTGAACGCGCCGATCACGCCACCCAAGGGCGCGCGGGACGGGCAACTCATAGATGGCTCGTCGCTGGCGATACGGTTGGCGAACTTCGTCAAGTTGCCCCACACCGTGTTCGCGATGCCATTTGCCCTCGTGGGACTGCTGTTTGCCAGCACGGTCGTTCCGATAACCGGCCGGGTAATTGGCTGGGTGTTGGTGGCCTTCACCGCCGCGCGGTTTGCGGCAATGGGATTCAATCGCATTGTCGATCGCGACGTGGACGCGGTGAATCCGCGCACCGCCAATCGGGAATTGCCGCGTGGCGCGCTGACGGTGGGGCAGGCGAAAACATCGGTGGTGGTGGCCTCACTGCTGTTCGTCTACGCCTCGTATCAGTTGAACACCCTGTGCGCGTGGCTGTCACCGGTAGCCCTGTTGTGGGTGCTGACGTACAGCTACACCAAGCGCTTTACCCGATGGTCTCACCTGTGGCTGGGGCTTGGCCTCAGTATTGCGCCGGTGGGTGGCTATCTGGCCGTCACCGGGACGTGGAGCGATCCGTGGTGGCAACTGTGCGCCTTCGCCATGGTGGTGGTCACGTGGAGTGCCGGTTTCGATATGCTGTATTCACTGCAGGACGCGGAGTTCGATCGTGTGAATGGACTGCATTCCATTCCCTCGGCGATTGGTGTGCCGGCGGCCATTCGTCTTGCCCGCGTGCTCCATGTGGTGTCGGTGCTGAGCCTGACCGCGGTGATCTACTCCCAACCTCTGGGCCTGGCGTCACCCGCCGCACAGTCCATGCTCTGGGCAGGCGTCCTCTGGATGGCCGGCATGCTGGTCTGGGAACACCGTCTGGTAAAGGCGGACGATCTCAGCCGGATTGACGCGGCGTTCTTCACCATGAATGGCGTCATCTCCATTGGATTTTTCGCAGTCGTGCTGGTGGCGCGCTTGACCGGTGTGACCTGGTGA
- a CDS encoding SAM-dependent chlorinase/fluorinase, whose translation MSAPAITLLTDFGTADGYVAELKGVLASCAPGVPLLDMSHDVPAHDVEHARLTVARYWRRFPVGTVHLVVVDPGVGTSRAAIAVQSDGRFLVGPDNGVLSPALFALDARVITLPVDPGASPTFHGRDVFAPAAARLAMGAELHSLGEPHHQPVRRRTPQPRRQDNGSLEGEVLTIDRFGNVITNLVARNATRVAIAGQQVRVVRTYGEAEPGELVALVGSSGFIEIAVREGNAAAEWHIRRGQLAVLHSA comes from the coding sequence ATGTCTGCGCCGGCGATCACCCTCCTTACCGACTTCGGCACGGCCGACGGCTACGTCGCCGAACTGAAGGGCGTGCTGGCGTCGTGCGCGCCCGGCGTGCCGCTGCTCGACATGTCGCACGACGTGCCGGCACACGATGTCGAACACGCGCGGCTTACCGTCGCGCGCTACTGGCGTCGCTTCCCCGTGGGCACGGTGCACCTCGTGGTGGTCGACCCTGGTGTCGGCACGTCGCGCGCGGCCATTGCCGTGCAGAGCGATGGCCGGTTCCTCGTGGGTCCTGACAATGGTGTGCTGTCGCCGGCGCTCTTTGCGCTCGACGCGCGGGTGATCACGCTGCCGGTCGATCCGGGCGCATCACCCACATTCCACGGCCGCGATGTGTTCGCACCCGCCGCCGCTCGGCTCGCGATGGGTGCTGAACTTCATTCGCTTGGCGAACCGCACCATCAACCTGTGCGTCGGCGCACGCCGCAGCCGCGTCGCCAAGACAACGGCTCGCTGGAAGGCGAGGTGCTCACCATCGACCGCTTCGGCAACGTCATCACCAACCTCGTGGCGCGAAACGCCACGCGTGTGGCGATTGCCGGCCAGCAGGTGCGCGTTGTGCGCACCTATGGGGAGGCGGAGCCCGGCGAGTTGGTGGCGCTGGTGGGGTCGAGCGGTTTCATCGAGATCGCGGTGCGCGAAGGGAACGCGGCCGCTGAATGGCACATCCGGCGGGGTCAGCTGGCCGTGCTCCACTCGGCCTAG
- a CDS encoding ubiquinone/menaquinone biosynthesis methyltransferase: MPVATDNRSTNAPPDSPSATLAPASIGAAARAARGDGKRAYVQQMFSDIAPRYDLLNHVLSLNIDRAWRVKALQALAWHAQPQGTYLDLCAGTLDVGAMLTRQPGFGGFVVGADFAVPMLQHGNGKAARHVLAPVGADALALPLADASVDGAIVAFGIRNVADLDAGLQEVRRVVRPGGRFVILEFSTPSSAIVRVGYHAYFHNVLPFIGRMVSGHRSAYTYLPMSVAQFPTGDALAERMRGAGFTTVTWQPLTFGIAAIHVGGA; encoded by the coding sequence ATGCCTGTAGCCACCGACAACCGCTCCACCAACGCCCCCCCAGATTCGCCGTCCGCCACGCTGGCGCCGGCATCCATCGGTGCGGCTGCCCGTGCGGCGCGCGGAGACGGCAAGCGCGCATACGTGCAGCAGATGTTCTCGGACATCGCCCCGCGGTACGATCTGCTCAACCATGTCCTCTCGCTCAACATCGATCGCGCCTGGCGCGTGAAGGCGTTGCAGGCGCTGGCGTGGCACGCGCAGCCTCAGGGCACGTATCTCGATTTGTGCGCCGGCACGCTGGATGTGGGGGCGATGCTCACCCGGCAGCCGGGCTTCGGTGGATTCGTGGTTGGCGCCGATTTTGCCGTCCCCATGCTGCAACACGGCAATGGCAAAGCCGCGCGACACGTGTTGGCTCCGGTGGGCGCCGATGCGTTGGCGCTGCCCTTGGCCGACGCGAGTGTGGACGGCGCGATTGTGGCGTTTGGCATTCGCAATGTCGCCGACCTCGACGCCGGGCTCCAAGAGGTGCGACGCGTCGTACGTCCGGGGGGTCGCTTCGTGATACTCGAATTCTCCACCCCCTCCAGCGCGATCGTGCGAGTAGGCTATCACGCGTATTTCCACAACGTCCTCCCGTTCATCGGCCGCATGGTCAGCGGGCATCGCTCGGCGTACACCTACCTGCCCATGTCGGTGGCGCAATTTCCCACGGGCGACGCGCTCGCCGAGCGCATGCGCGGGGCGGGGTTCACGACAGTCACCTGGCAACCGCTCACGTTCGGCATCGCGGCGATTCACGTGGGGGGAGCTTGA
- a CDS encoding UbiX family flavin prenyltransferase, translated as MTSPRHPIVLAITGASGAPYAVRLLQQLVEHRVPTWLIVSSHGFRLLRTESDIADRAALREHVGAEGFDACVTVFDDNDRGAAPASGSARTSGMVICPCSMGTVSAIAHGTSRSLVERAADVVLKERRRLIVVPRETPLSLIHLENLTQITRAGAIVIPAAPGFYHRPQVVADLVDFMVARVLDHLDIEHSLGRRWSGDH; from the coding sequence ATGACGTCACCGCGTCATCCCATCGTGCTGGCGATCACCGGCGCATCGGGCGCGCCCTACGCGGTTCGCCTGCTGCAGCAACTGGTGGAGCACCGTGTCCCGACCTGGCTCATTGTATCAAGCCACGGGTTTCGTCTGTTGCGAACCGAATCGGATATCGCGGATCGCGCGGCCCTGCGCGAGCACGTTGGCGCGGAGGGATTTGACGCCTGCGTGACGGTGTTCGACGACAATGATCGCGGCGCGGCGCCCGCCTCGGGGTCGGCGCGCACAAGCGGGATGGTGATCTGTCCGTGCTCGATGGGGACGGTCAGTGCCATCGCCCACGGGACGTCGCGGTCCCTCGTGGAGCGCGCCGCCGATGTGGTACTCAAGGAACGGCGTCGTCTCATTGTGGTGCCGCGCGAAACGCCGCTGTCCCTGATCCATCTGGAGAACCTGACGCAGATCACGCGGGCCGGTGCCATCGTCATTCCGGCCGCGCCAGGATTTTATCATCGGCCCCAAGTGGTTGCGGATCTGGTGGACTTCATGGTGGCGAGAGTTCTCGACCATTTGGATATTGAGCATTCCCTGGGCCGGCGTTGGTCCGGCGACCACTGA
- a CDS encoding menaquinone biosynthesis decarboxylase, with translation MPLNTLSEFIDAIDRAGELHRIAAPVKVHLEITEIADRVSKQSGGGQALLFEHPVLRDGTKSPYPVAINLFGSMRRMALALGVDDLDAIGARITQLMDLKVPDGFLGKLSLLPRLLEISKFPPRVKSGTPACQDIVWRGSDIDLDKIPVLHCWPEDGGPFLTMTAVISKDPVRGIRNVGMYRVQQLDKTSVAMHWQRHKTGAEHMRQMAERGEKMPVCIVIGSDPASMYSASAPLPPNIDEFLFAGFLRREPVRLARAVSCDLDVPADAEFVIEGFIDPSEDLVVEGPFGDHTGFYSEADLYPKVHVTAVTMRKNPVYVTTIVGRPPMEDFYLGHATERIFLPLLKLTTPEVVDYHMPAEGGFHNLVFVSIDKKYPGHADKVMHALWGQGLMSLAKVLVVVDKEVNVRNPVEAWWAALNNMDPERDVRFTMGPVDVLDHASRAFTYGSKMGIDATRKWPEEGFTRAWPKVIRMDDATKTRVDAMWSALGLPATDHR, from the coding sequence ATGCCCCTCAATACGCTCTCGGAATTCATCGACGCCATCGATCGCGCTGGCGAGCTGCATCGCATCGCCGCGCCGGTCAAGGTGCATCTCGAAATCACGGAAATCGCCGATCGCGTCTCCAAGCAATCCGGAGGCGGTCAGGCGCTGTTGTTCGAACATCCCGTGTTGCGAGATGGCACGAAGTCGCCGTATCCGGTGGCCATCAACCTGTTCGGCAGTATGCGGCGCATGGCGCTGGCGCTGGGCGTTGACGATCTCGATGCCATTGGCGCGCGCATCACGCAGTTGATGGATCTCAAAGTGCCCGATGGGTTCCTCGGGAAGCTGTCGCTGCTGCCGAGGTTGCTGGAGATTTCCAAGTTTCCGCCGCGCGTGAAGAGTGGCACGCCGGCATGTCAGGACATCGTGTGGCGCGGCAGCGACATCGATCTCGACAAGATTCCGGTGCTGCACTGTTGGCCTGAAGATGGCGGTCCGTTTCTCACCATGACGGCCGTCATCAGCAAGGATCCGGTGCGTGGTATTCGCAACGTGGGCATGTACCGGGTGCAGCAGTTGGACAAGACGAGCGTGGCGATGCACTGGCAGCGTCACAAGACGGGTGCCGAGCATATGCGGCAGATGGCCGAGCGTGGCGAGAAAATGCCGGTGTGCATCGTGATTGGCAGCGATCCGGCCAGCATGTATTCGGCCAGCGCGCCGCTGCCGCCGAATATCGACGAGTTCCTGTTTGCCGGGTTCCTGCGACGCGAACCCGTGCGATTGGCCAGGGCGGTGAGTTGTGATCTGGACGTGCCGGCTGATGCCGAATTCGTCATCGAAGGGTTTATCGATCCGTCAGAGGACCTGGTGGTGGAGGGGCCGTTCGGCGATCACACGGGCTTCTATTCCGAAGCCGATCTGTACCCAAAAGTGCACGTCACCGCAGTGACGATGCGCAAGAACCCCGTGTACGTCACCACGATTGTGGGACGGCCGCCGATGGAGGACTTCTATCTGGGGCATGCGACGGAGCGCATCTTTCTTCCGCTGCTCAAGCTCACCACGCCGGAAGTGGTGGATTACCATATGCCGGCCGAGGGCGGGTTCCACAATCTTGTATTCGTGTCCATCGACAAGAAGTATCCCGGTCACGCCGACAAGGTGATGCACGCGTTATGGGGACAGGGGCTGATGTCGCTGGCGAAAGTCCTGGTGGTGGTCGACAAAGAGGTCAACGTGCGCAATCCGGTGGAGGCGTGGTGGGCGGCGCTCAACAACATGGATCCCGAGCGTGACGTGCGATTCACCATGGGTCCGGTGGACGTGCTCGATCATGCCAGCCGGGCGTTCACGTATGGCAGCAAGATGGGAATCGATGCGACGCGCAAATGGCCCGAGGAAGGATTCACGCGGGCCTGGCCCAAGGTGATCCGCATGGATGACGCAACAAAGACACGTGTCGACGCCATGTGGAGTGCGCTGGGTCTTCCCGCGACGGACCACCGATGA
- a CDS encoding GIY-YIG nuclease family protein codes for MAEVPSSVPRASTKATAPKSSAATSRAKAQRAKAQRATSVPPEQLDLAVGSSNADVARLREHVRLSARNVPGVYLMRGAHGDVLYVGKSTQLRTRLLSYFRLPWPAHRHARMLRETASLEWEEQPSEFAALLREVRLIRAHLPRYNIKSARPLHRWWVITVSDGIAPRLRVQRASAAMRDRRQGHTGMVGPFSSRAPLVEALRVLNDALGLRDCPDRVRLMLRDAAELFDDVQYPQLARTPACHRYETRRCLGPCVGACSAGEYRAQLTRARAVLEGRDDTPQQTLVREMAVASAALSYERAGWLRDRLASLQELEVQLLRVREAVARPSGVYAVPGRDGDDRVYLIRHGRVIAEARCNDLVAMSALHARATSPDTTASGIAPDHLDEVMMIGQWFRTRQSTTDHIQRSVVDALSCLRDVVAEGSGRAEGTESEGEPR; via the coding sequence ATGGCCGAAGTACCGTCTTCTGTCCCACGTGCCAGCACTAAGGCGACGGCGCCGAAGTCGTCCGCCGCCACATCACGCGCGAAGGCGCAGCGCGCGAAAGCGCAGCGCGCGACATCGGTGCCGCCGGAACAACTCGACCTCGCCGTGGGGTCGTCCAATGCCGACGTGGCCCGATTGCGTGAGCACGTTCGTCTCAGTGCCCGCAATGTGCCGGGGGTCTATCTCATGCGGGGCGCGCACGGTGACGTGTTGTACGTGGGCAAGAGCACGCAGTTGCGCACCCGACTGTTGTCGTACTTCCGACTGCCATGGCCTGCGCACCGGCATGCGCGGATGTTGCGGGAGACCGCCAGCCTGGAATGGGAAGAACAGCCCAGCGAGTTCGCCGCGTTGCTCCGCGAAGTGCGCCTCATTCGCGCGCACTTGCCGCGCTACAACATCAAGTCCGCGCGACCGCTGCATCGCTGGTGGGTGATCACCGTCAGTGACGGCATCGCACCGCGCCTGCGCGTGCAACGGGCCAGTGCCGCCATGCGTGATCGGCGTCAGGGTCACACCGGCATGGTCGGGCCATTCTCCAGTCGCGCCCCGTTGGTGGAAGCGTTGCGCGTGCTCAACGATGCCCTGGGGTTGCGGGACTGTCCGGATCGCGTGCGTTTGATGCTGCGGGATGCCGCGGAGTTGTTCGACGACGTGCAGTATCCGCAACTGGCGCGCACACCGGCCTGTCACCGGTATGAAACGCGACGTTGCCTGGGCCCGTGTGTCGGCGCGTGCAGTGCCGGCGAGTATCGCGCACAGCTGACGCGTGCCCGTGCCGTGCTCGAGGGCCGTGACGATACGCCGCAACAGACGCTGGTGCGCGAGATGGCCGTCGCCAGCGCCGCCCTGTCGTACGAGCGAGCGGGATGGCTTCGCGATCGTCTCGCCTCGTTGCAGGAACTGGAGGTGCAGCTGTTGCGAGTGCGAGAGGCCGTGGCGCGGCCCAGCGGCGTCTACGCCGTGCCGGGGCGGGACGGCGATGATCGCGTGTACCTCATTCGCCATGGCCGCGTGATCGCTGAAGCGCGCTGCAACGACCTGGTCGCGATGTCCGCGCTGCACGCGCGCGCCACCTCCCCGGACACGACCGCCAGCGGCATCGCGCCCGATCATCTCGACGAAGTGATGATGATCGGTCAGTGGTTCAGAACGCGGCAGTCGACCACCGACCACATCCAGCGAAGCGTGGTCGACGCCCTGTCCTGCCTGCGAGACGTCGTCGCCGAAGGCTCAGGCCGGGCCGAGGGCACCGAATCCGAGGGTGAGCCACGCTGA
- a CDS encoding MATE family efflux transporter, producing the protein MTTFHTVDTFWIGRYLGADSLAAVTGSVFWIWLVISIGEMVSIGVDAIAARRHGERRPREAAHAVGDGVVFGFSLGLVIAFASPFLLTSLFALMQTGSDVTVIGEHYLGMYLLGMPLIFAFFAVDAAFRAAGDTRTPLYILLVTTVAGLILDPLLILGAGPVPAMGVRGAALATLVPRGIACVIGVWLLRRRAMITFAAPRLAVWWQIARIGAPAATTGVVFSFIYVLLTRTTTQFGTPALAALGLGFRVEGIVYVVSVGAGAAVAAIVGQSLGAGDVERARRAGWSAVKLVSVLGAMMALVTVLIPGQLAALFTTDAAVIAEAARYLRIAAFSQLFLGAEVVLESAMGGAGWTLPPMIGSTAITALRIPVGAWAATQFGTTGLWWTLALTAAARGVLMALLWGSGRWRRVVV; encoded by the coding sequence ATGACCACCTTCCACACCGTCGACACGTTCTGGATTGGCCGTTACCTCGGCGCTGACTCACTGGCGGCGGTGACCGGCAGTGTGTTCTGGATTTGGCTGGTCATCTCGATCGGCGAGATGGTGAGTATCGGAGTCGACGCGATCGCGGCGCGCCGACATGGCGAGCGACGGCCGCGTGAAGCGGCGCATGCCGTCGGCGACGGCGTGGTGTTCGGCTTCTCGTTGGGGCTTGTCATCGCCTTCGCGAGCCCGTTCCTGCTCACGTCGCTCTTCGCGCTCATGCAGACCGGCAGCGATGTGACCGTCATCGGCGAGCACTACCTCGGCATGTACCTGCTCGGCATGCCGCTCATCTTCGCGTTCTTCGCGGTGGATGCGGCCTTCCGCGCAGCCGGTGATACGCGCACGCCGCTGTACATTCTGCTCGTCACGACGGTGGCTGGACTGATACTGGACCCGTTGCTCATCCTGGGTGCGGGCCCAGTGCCAGCGATGGGCGTGCGCGGGGCTGCACTGGCCACGCTGGTGCCGCGCGGCATAGCATGCGTAATCGGTGTGTGGCTGCTGCGTCGTCGGGCCATGATCACGTTCGCGGCGCCGCGGTTGGCGGTGTGGTGGCAGATCGCGCGCATCGGTGCGCCGGCGGCGACCACGGGCGTGGTGTTCAGCTTCATCTACGTGCTGCTCACGCGCACCACCACGCAGTTTGGCACGCCCGCCCTGGCTGCACTCGGTCTTGGCTTTCGCGTCGAGGGGATCGTGTACGTCGTGTCGGTTGGCGCCGGTGCCGCGGTGGCGGCGATTGTTGGACAGAGCCTCGGCGCGGGAGATGTCGAGCGTGCGCGCAGGGCCGGCTGGAGCGCGGTGAAGCTGGTGAGTGTCCTGGGCGCGATGATGGCGCTCGTGACCGTGCTGATTCCCGGGCAACTGGCGGCGCTGTTCACCACCGACGCGGCGGTGATCGCCGAAGCCGCGCGGTACCTGCGCATCGCCGCGTTCTCGCAGCTGTTCCTGGGCGCCGAGGTGGTGCTGGAGAGCGCGATGGGTGGGGCAGGGTGGACGCTGCCGCCGATGATTGGGAGCACGGCAATCACCGCGCTGCGCATTCCAGTGGGCGCGTGGGCAGCGACGCAGTTCGGTACGACAGGATTATGGTGGACGCTTGCGTTGACGGCGGCGGCGCGCGGGGTGCTGATGGCGCTGTTGTGGGGGAGCGGGCGGTGGCGGCGAGTCGTCGTGTAG
- a CDS encoding sigma-70 family RNA polymerase sigma factor, whose translation MMTSDELAALPDADVVRLAQQGRELAFRELVRRYERPVFSLVYRMVRDRELAEDLSQDSFIKVLNHIDRYSPEFKFSSWLFKIANNVAIDHLRRRRIETISMDGSPHASSAAEVEATTLNLESEQESALDEMEAKELGSAIEKAIAKLRPEYRACIMLRHVEGRAYEEIAATLDLPLGTVKTYIHRARHELRQALEPLRE comes from the coding sequence ATGATGACCTCCGACGAGCTGGCCGCACTACCAGACGCCGACGTCGTTCGTCTCGCCCAGCAGGGGCGCGAACTCGCCTTTCGCGAACTCGTGCGCCGCTACGAACGACCGGTGTTTTCGCTCGTCTACCGCATGGTCCGTGACCGTGAACTGGCGGAAGATCTGTCGCAGGACTCGTTCATCAAGGTCCTGAATCACATCGATCGCTACAGCCCCGAGTTCAAGTTCTCGAGCTGGCTGTTCAAGATCGCGAACAACGTCGCCATCGATCATCTGCGCCGACGGCGGATCGAGACGATCAGCATGGATGGTTCCCCGCATGCCTCCTCGGCGGCCGAGGTGGAGGCGACCACGCTGAACCTCGAGTCCGAGCAGGAAAGCGCGCTGGACGAAATGGAGGCGAAGGAGCTCGGATCGGCCATCGAAAAGGCCATCGCCAAGCTGCGGCCGGAGTATCGCGCCTGTATCATGCTGCGTCATGTAGAGGGGCGCGCGTATGAGGAAATCGCGGCCACGCTGGATCTGCCGCTGGGCACCGTGAAGACCTATATCCACCGCGCGCGACACGAGCTCCGGCAGGCGCTTGAGCCGCTCCGCGAGTGA
- a CDS encoding type II toxin-antitoxin system VapC family toxin gives MIVPDVNLLLYATNRDVPQHERALRWLTDLMRGDEPVGFSWFVLVGFVRIATNARVYRAPITLAQALSTVDGWLGNRLVTIIEPSSAHWEILRDLLRESGTAGNLTNDAHLAALCIERGATLHSADGDFSRFRGLRWANPLRAF, from the coding sequence ATGATCGTTCCCGATGTGAATCTCCTGCTGTACGCAACGAACCGTGACGTGCCGCAACACGAGCGCGCACTGCGGTGGCTTACGGATCTCATGCGCGGCGATGAGCCAGTCGGATTCTCGTGGTTCGTTTTGGTCGGATTCGTGCGCATCGCCACCAATGCGCGTGTCTATCGCGCACCCATCACGCTCGCGCAGGCCCTGAGCACGGTGGACGGCTGGCTCGGGAATCGTTTGGTGACCATCATCGAACCGTCATCAGCGCACTGGGAGATCTTGCGCGATCTGCTGCGCGAGTCGGGAACGGCGGGCAACCTCACAAACGACGCGCACCTCGCCGCATTGTGCATTGAACGCGGCGCCACGCTGCACTCCGCCGACGGCGACTTCTCGCGCTTTCGCGGTCTGCGCTGGGCGAATCCACTGCGCGCGTTTTAG